In Drosophila santomea strain STO CAGO 1482 chromosome 2L, Prin_Dsan_1.1, whole genome shotgun sequence, a single window of DNA contains:
- the LOC120443958 gene encoding putative gustatory receptor 22a, with the protein MSQPNRIHRIRQVLAHFTIRATLYGSWVLGLFPFTFDSRTRRLYRSKWLLAYGLVLNLSLLVLSVLPSTDDHNSVKVEVFERNPLVKQVEELVEVIGVITTLVTHLRTFSRSSELAEILNELLVLEKRHFSKLILSECDQFNRYVIEMGLVVILEIGSSLLIYFGIPDSKIVIHEAVCIYIVQLEVLMVVMHFHLAVIYIYRYVWIINGQLLDMASRLRRGDSVDPDRVQLLLGLYSRLLDLNARLAAIYDIQVTFFMATLFSANIILGHVLVICWINIKRFSLVIMILLFPQALIVNFWDLWLGIAFCELAESTGKRTSMILKLFNDMENMDQEMERRVTEFTCFCSHRSLKICHLGLFDINYEVGFRMIITNILYVVFLVQFDYMNLKFKTDV; encoded by the exons ATGTCACAACCGAATCGGATTCATCGGATTCGTCAGGTCCTTGCGCACTTCACCATCAGAGCTACGTTGTATGGATCCTGGGTCCTCGGACTATTTCCCTTCACTTTCGATTCTCGGACAAGGCGCCTGTATCGCTCCAAGTGGCTTTTGGCATATGGTTTGGTGCTTAACTTGAGTCTGCTGGTTTTATCAGTGCTGCCTTCGACGGATGATCACAATTCTGTCAAGGTGGAGGTCTTTGAGCGGAATCCATTGGTTAAGCAGGTGGAAGAGCTAGTAGAGGTTATCGGTGTGATAACCACACTGGTGACCCATCTGCGAACCTTTTCGAGGAGCAGTGAACTAGCTGAGATTCTCAACGAGCTACTGGTGCTGGAGAAGCGTCACTTCAGTAAGCTCATCCTATCGGAGTGCGACCAATTCAATAGGTATGTGATCGAAATGGGTCTTGTGGTAATCCTGGAAATCGGCTCCTCTTTGCTGATCTACTTTGGCATACCGGATAGCAAGATTGTTATCCACGAGGCAGTCTGTATCTACATTGTGCAGCTGGAAGTGCTAATGGTGGTGATGCACTTTCACCTGGCAGTGATCTACATATACCGGTATGTGTGGATAATCAATGGACAACTTCTGGACATGGCCAGTCGCCTGAGAAGGGGAGACAGCGTGGATCCTGATCGAGTCCAACTGCTTCTCGGGCTATATTCTCGCCTTTTGGACTTGAACGCCCGCCTAGCCGCCATTTATGATATTCAGGTGACATTTTTCATGGCCACCTTGTTTTCGGCCAACATTATTTTGGGCCATGTGCTGGTCATTTGCTGGATCAACATCAAGAGATTCTCCCTGGTAATCATGATCCTGCTCTTTCCCCAAGCTTTGATCGTCAACTTTTGGGACCTTTGGTTGGGAATCGCCTTCTGCGAATTGGCTGAGAGCACGGGCAAAAGGACCTCTATGATCCTAAAGTTATTCAATGATATGGAGAACATGGACCAGGAAATGGAGCGCCGAGTAA CTGAATTCACCTGTTTCTGCAGCCATCGCAGTCTGAAAATTTGCCATCTCGGATTGTTCGATATAAACTATGAGGTGGGCTTTCGTATGATAATCACAAACATTTTATACGTAGTTTTCTTGGTGCAGTTTGATTACatgaatttgaaattcaaaacTGATGTTTAA